AATAGCTAGTATTATATTCTTGGTAGTTATTCGAGTAGAAGCAGAAAATGATACTAAGCTTTTACCAGGAATTTCTTTATTTGGTCGATTTACTGCTGAAGTAGCAGCAAAAGCCGCGCTAAAAGCATTAAATCGAACTATTACACAATATTTCTAAAAACTTTAAATTTCTCCTAAACCTTCTTTAAGTTTGGGGTGCAGTTGAGTTGCTAGTTTTGCGACCAGGTAACGTCTACTAGTAAAAAGTAATGTAGTAGCATGAGAAAGGTATTTACTAGCTGCTTGGTTATCTGTTGCAAGTACAGCTAATATTCCTAGTCCATGTAAGGCTAATATATCATCTGCATTTAGTATTATTGCCTGACGAAAATACCTTTCAGCATCCATCAAACTATTTTGCTCTAAATAAAGTAGGGCTAAAGCTGTGTGGTAATCGCTACGGTAAGATTCACAGTTAATAGCTAGGCCGAGATTACGTTCTGTTAGTGTTAAATTATGCTCATATTGCCAATAAAAATTGGCAATTCGGAAATAATTATGAGCCATTCTTGGGCTAGTGCGAACAACACGATCAAAATCAGCCTCACCTTCTGAATGTTGCTTATTTATATGTCTGATAATACCTCTATTAATTAAAGCTATAGAGTTTTTTTGATCATAAGTTAAGGCAAGACGAATATAATCTAAAGCCTCTTCATAGCGTTTTTCCATTATTCGTACAGAACTAAGTCCCCCATAGGCTTCTGAATAATCATCTTCTAATGTTATTGCACGTTGATAACGACGCTCAGCACTACTTAAACGGCGGTCTGATAAAGCAATATGACCTAGAAAACAATGAAATGCTACTTCACTGCTATTAAATTTTAAGCCTAGTTTTAGAACGTCTTCTGCGGCTTTATAATTATTTCTTTCACAAAGCATTGCCGCATAGGTAAGACGGGCTTGCAAAAGTGTTCCATCTAGCTTTAATGCTTGATTAAGATGATTTTCCGCTTCAGTACGTCTACCTAAATACCTGTATACATCTCCTAGTGCTTCAGGAACTAACGGCCAGTTAGGTAAAAGTTCAGCGGCTCTTTTATAGTGGTCTAAGGCTTGTTCATAGAATTCTTGTTTACGTGCTGCTTGACCTTGGCAAAAGGCTTCTGCTGCAATTAATTCGGCTAATTCTCCATGACGCGACCTTAATTGGTTAAATTCTTCTACTGCTGCTTGCCACTCTTGATAACTTTGTTTAAGCCAAGATTTTGCTTTAGAGCGATATGCTTTTATTAAAGGTTGTTGGTTGATTTCATTAAACATAGTATTACCAATAAGTTGAAAGTTTCTTGTTCTAAGTTTTTACCTAAATGACAGTCAAAAGTTAAAGCAATTTTAAGCAATGTTCAAATCATTATTGCAAGCCTGGAAATATTTTGACGCAATGCGTTATTTTTTGTTGACACATTTGACGCAGCGCGTTATATTTTATTTATCAAGGAGATAAACAAATGGCACATGTAATCAAGCGATATGCTAACCGTAAGTTATATGATTGCACTGCCAAGCGTTATATAAAGCTAGAAGAGTTAGCAGAATTAGTTAAATCAGGTAAAGAAGTTAAGATAATTGATAATCTAACAGGTGAAGATATTACTAGTGTAACTTTGTCTAAAGTTTTATCAGAAGTAATATCTGATACTAAACAAAATGGTCATATAAATGCTTCAATGCTAAGAGAAGTATTGCAAAAGCAATCGGACGCTGTAGTTGATTATGTAAAACAAGGTATTGAAGCAAGCGTTCGGACAGTAAAGGGTGTAGAACAACAATTACAACAACAAATACAACAAGTTCAGCAAGGTTGGAAGCGTGTTACAGGCCAAGAAGAAGCAAGTAGTGCAGAAGACTTTAAGTTTGTATTTCAAAGAATGATAGAAGAAAGTGTACATTTTTTAATTACTAAGATGAATTTGCCAACTAGGGCAGAAATTAGCCAACTTAATCAACGTTTAGATGAAATAGAAGAATTAATAAAAGAAAGTCATAAGAAAGTTGATAAAAAAGTTACTAAAAAAACTAAAAATTCTCAAAAAAATATTAAACAAGATTAACTTTAATAAATAGCAATATAAGGAGATAAGCATATGTCAAAAACTACAGAAAAAACCACTAAAACTACCAAAACTAGTAAAGCCACTAAAAAAGTTCAACCAAACACAACTAAGACTGCTAAAACTAATAATAGCTTTAGCTTTATTAACACAGCCCAAGCTCCTATTGAATTATTTAAAGATGTTGCTACTAAGAGTATTTATTTTAGTTTAGGATTAGGTTCTTATCTTTTAAGTGGTCGTGAAAACCTACAAACCTTACAAAATTTTAAGTTTGAATCTTTAAAAGGTGATTTAAGAAAGAATGTAGATAAATTTATCACCACTACAATTAATAAAGGTGAAAAGCTAGAAGCTGACACTACAAAATCACTAAAAAGTTTTGAAGAAGCTCAAAGAAATAGAGTAAAAGAATTTTTTACTACACCAAAACCAACCATAGAAACTAATGAAAATATTGAAGAAAAAATTGAAGAAGTTATTTCTTCTCTAGATCTTCCAACACGTAATGAAATTCATCAACTTAATCGTCGTCTAAATGAGCTTTCAAAAGAGTTATCTCGTCAACGTACTAGCAGCACAAGCCGCAAAGCTACAAAAACCAACAAAACCGAAATTGCAGAAGAAAAAGTAACAGAAGTTGCTGAAGTAGTAGCAGTAGAAAATACCAATGTAGAAAAGACTGCTAGCGTTTAATACAGCGTAACTTAAGTAAGTTAATATTTTTTGAATTTCTTGAGTCCTGAAGGGACGAAATAATTGTAGCCTAGGTCGTAAAACCTAAGCTTAGTGATTATACATAATTAGAGTCGCGTAGCGGCGACATAATAAACCTAATTAACACAATATTTTAATTATGTCGTCACTACGTGACTCTATAAATACTATACTACTATACGTAGGGTTAAAACCCTG
The sequence above is drawn from the Blastocatellia bacterium genome and encodes:
- a CDS encoding tetratricopeptide repeat protein, coding for MFNEINQQPLIKAYRSKAKSWLKQSYQEWQAAVEEFNQLRSRHGELAELIAAEAFCQGQAARKQEFYEQALDHYKRAAELLPNWPLVPEALGDVYRYLGRRTEAENHLNQALKLDGTLLQARLTYAAMLCERNNYKAAEDVLKLGLKFNSSEVAFHCFLGHIALSDRRLSSAERRYQRAITLEDDYSEAYGGLSSVRIMEKRYEEALDYIRLALTYDQKNSIALINRGIIRHINKQHSEGEADFDRVVRTSPRMAHNYFRIANFYWQYEHNLTLTERNLGLAINCESYRSDYHTALALLYLEQNSLMDAERYFRQAIILNADDILALHGLGILAVLATDNQAASKYLSHATTLLFTSRRYLVAKLATQLHPKLKEGLGEI
- a CDS encoding phasin family protein, which encodes MSKTTEKTTKTTKTSKATKKVQPNTTKTAKTNNSFSFINTAQAPIELFKDVATKSIYFSLGLGSYLLSGRENLQTLQNFKFESLKGDLRKNVDKFITTTINKGEKLEADTTKSLKSFEEAQRNRVKEFFTTPKPTIETNENIEEKIEEVISSLDLPTRNEIHQLNRRLNELSKELSRQRTSSTSRKATKTNKTEIAEEKVTEVAEVVAVENTNVEKTASV
- a CDS encoding polyhydroxyalkanoate synthesis regulator DNA-binding domain-containing protein, producing the protein MAHVIKRYANRKLYDCTAKRYIKLEELAELVKSGKEVKIIDNLTGEDITSVTLSKVLSEVISDTKQNGHINASMLREVLQKQSDAVVDYVKQGIEASVRTVKGVEQQLQQQIQQVQQGWKRVTGQEEASSAEDFKFVFQRMIEESVHFLITKMNLPTRAEISQLNQRLDEIEELIKESHKKVDKKVTKKTKNSQKNIKQD